The Cyclobacteriaceae bacterium DNA segment AGGTTAACGGGTTTTGTCCAACTTGTCCATGAATCGCCAATCCGCTTGCTCATAAAAATATCCAAACCGCCATAACCCGGATGTCCCTCAGATGCAAAATATAAGGTTCTTCCATCTGCAGCCAAAAAAGGCGAGGCTTCATTGCCGCTGGTGTTAATGGTTGGGCCCAGGTTTATTGGGTCACTCCATTGCCCGTTACCTTGCTTTACCGAAACAAAAAGATCTTTCTCATCCCGGCCTTCATTATAAAAAAGACTTTTTTTGTTTTTCGCTGCAAACAACATGGTCTTTCCATCGGCAGCAAGTGAGGCTTCAAAGTAGGTGTGTTCATTTTCATACCGAATACCCAACATTCCCGCACTTCGCCACCCGGCAGCGGTTCGTTCAAAAATTTCAAAATCGTTGTTGGTAGCTAACAGCATACTGTTATTGTCCTGACCAATGGACGCTATGTTGTTTACACTGGTTGTATTAACTGGCGAATTCATGTTTTTGCTTTTCGACCAGGTAATACCATCCGTAGTTGTACTATACCACACATCGGAAGCATCTTCTACACCACCCAGGTTTTCTGGTGCATGCTTGCGGGCAAAGAAAATCGATTTTCCATCCACCGAAATTTTTGGTGTTACTTCATCATAGGCAGAATTAACACCATCACCCAGGTTTATTTTTTTAATGCCTTTTGCAAAATCAGCCGGAAGATTAACATGCACATCGCTTCGCAATGAAAAATCATCGATCAATAAACGCATGTTGGTGTAGGCAACAAATCCTATTGCATGACTATACCAGGGAAGCTTTGGTATTGAAAACTCTTCTTTACCATTTACGAAAAATTTCATGATACCTTTGCGCTGCTCCACCCTAAGTTTGTTGGGCAACCCCAATGATTTTATACCATCAACTTGTTTCCACTCCTTTGCATCCTTACGACTTTCATCGGATGAATACACTTTAGCATAACCATTCGTTGATACCACAAAATTATTGATCTTCTTCGTGGTGGCGTCATAGCCCCAGATAAACCCAAAACCATTATCGGTGCTACCTTCCGTTTGTGTGAATGTGGCTTCAAATGAAAAATCTTTCGATTCATCCAGAAAAGGAAAGATGTAAGTCATCCACCCACCTTCAGGTGCCACGATTTCATAGTACCCATTCTTTACCCGAATGCTGTGTTTATCATCAGCTTCTTCGTACCAACCCAGGTGATTGTCCTTAAAATCTTCATGCACCAGCTCGGTCAATTGACCCGAAGCCCATGAAGAAGTGAACATGAATCCGATAAAAAGAAAATACTTCATAGTGTACTTTATAAAGACCCGGTGCGGCCGCCATCCACCGGAACATTGATGCCATTGATGTATGCTGCTGCGGGCGTGGCCAAGAATGCGACTGCAGCTGCCACCTCATGCGCATCGCCAACACGTCCCGCAGGGATTTCTTTCACCATTTCGTTCATTACCTCATCAAAAGATTTACCGGTTTTTTCTGCCTTAGTCTGAACAATGGCCTCAAGGCGTCCTGTTAGGGTTGCTCCTGGCAAAACATTATTTACAGTAATACCAAATGGTGCCAATTCTACCGAAAGTGTTTTTGCCCAGTTGGCTACCGCCCCGCGAATGGTATTGCTTACCCCCAATCCCTTCAAGGGAATTTTTACCGAAGTTGAAATGATGTTGATAATACGGCCGTACTTTTCTTCTTTCATGCCTGGCACCACAGCCTGCACCAGCAGCTGGTTGCAAATGAGGTGGGCGGTAAAGGCTTTGATAAATTCTTCTTCCTTCGCATCGATCGCCAAGCCACCGGGAGGCCCTCCCGTATTGTTCACCAGAATATGAACCTTATTCGACTGAACATGCCTGGTGATAACCTGCTTAACATTCTCAGCATCTGAAAAATCTGCTACCAAGTAACCGTGCTTTTGTGATCCCGAAACCGGTAACTCTGTCATGGTTTGCTTCAACTTCGCTTCATTCCTGGCCATCAGTGTAACCGAAGCGCCAAGCGCAGCCAATTCCATGGCCGAAGCCTTTCCAATACCTTGTGTACTGCCACAAACTACTGCATACTTTCCGGTTAAATCGAGATTCATACGGGCTGAGAAAAGAAGTTTAAAACTACCTTGAATTGTTCTTAAATTAGCAATTCTTGATTTGATCACCGACTAATTTTTAAAAATATGCCTATTCGCAGACCGTTTAACCTGAACCAATGGATTACCGAAAATCGTGACTTGTTAAAGCCCCCCGTAGGCAATAAAAACTTGTATGCCGATGCGGGCGACTATATCGTAATGATTGTAGGCGGGCCAAATGCCCGTAAAGACTATCACTTCAACGAAACGGAAGAACTGTTTTACCAGCTTGAGGGCGATATCAATGTGCGCATTCAGGAAGACGGTAAACCGGTGGATATTCCCATTAAACAAGGTGAAATGTTTCTACTTCCGGCACGTGTACCCCATCGCCCTGAACGACCGGCCAATTCGGTTGGACTGGTGATTGAATGTAAGCGTCCGGAAGAAAATATATTGGACGGCCTGCAGTGGTACTGCGAGAAATGTAACAACAAATTGCACGAATACCGTTTTCATCTCGACAATATTGAGAAAGATTTTCTTCCTCGCTTTCGCGAATTTTATGGATCGGAAGAATTACGGACGTGCAAAAAATGTGGCGCGGTGATGGAAGCTGATCCACGATTTGTGTGAGGGGAAATTTATTATCTTGTACTGCTAAACGTGTGAAGATTTATGGAAGCGCTGAAAGTAAGAATAAAGTCATCCAGTAAGAAAAAATACAAAATCAAAGGGAAGGAAATTGATTTCGAGTTACTGGAGGCTAAAGTAAGGACTGTTTTATTTCAAGAACAATTTGATCGCACAGCTCAGGCAGCTAAAAGCTCAGGTCTTTCCAAAATATCTAAAAAAGAAATTGATACAATCATTAATGAGGTAAGAAAGGGTGCATAGACTTGTTGTTGATACAAATGTAATTATCTCCTCATTTTTAAGTGCAGGCCATCCCCGCAATATCATCAGAGAATTAATTATTCCGACTAAGGCTATACTTCTAATTTCTATTGAAGTTAAAACCGAATACCGACAGGTAATTGGATACAAAAAATTCGAAAAGTATCCACTCTTTCAGGAGGAGTCAAAAATTACTATGGAAAACATTTTATCACTGGCAGAACAAACAGCTATCAAGCATCAATTTGACCTACTACCCGACTATGATGACAATAAATTTCTTGACCTGGCCTACGCAGGTAAAGCTGATTTTCTTATAACAGGAAACACCAGGCATTTTCCTATAAAGAAATTCTATAATACTACTATTATTTCACCTCAAAAATATTGGAATACGTATTGGTCATGAATTTTATAAACTCCCTATCCTTTGCGCGTCAGCTTGATCGTACCGATCCATTAAAAAAATACCGGTATGAGTTTCTTCTTCCAAAAGTGAATAAAAAACCAGCCATCTACTTCACCGGAAATTCATTAGGGCTTCAACCCAAGTCCACCAAAAAATTTATTAACGAAGAGCTTCTAGATTGGGCAAGACTCGGTGTTGAAGGGCATGTGCATGCTCACAGGCCCTGGTTATACTATCATAAGTTTACCAAAAAAGCATTGGCACAAGTGGTTGGGGCCAAACCACTGGAAGTAGTGGCCATGAACCAACTTACCGTCAACCTTCATTTGATGATGGTCTCGTTCTATCGACCAACAAAAGACCGCTTTAAGATTATTACAGAAGCAGGTGCGTTTTCATCCGATCAATATGCGTTTGAATCACAACTGAAATGGCACAGTCAAAATCCCGATGAGGCACTGATTGAACTGAAGCCACGCACAGGCGAACACACGTTGCGCACCGAAGATATTGTACACGCGATTGAAACACATGCCGCTCAACTGGCGCTTGTCATTTTTGGTGGTGTTCAATATTACACGGGCCAGTTTTTCAACATCAAAAAAATTACAGAAGCTGCACATAAAGCCGGTGCATATGCAGGCTTTGACCTGGCACATGCGGTAGGCAATGTACCGTTAAACCTGCATCGTGATGGAGCAGACTTTGCCGTATGGTGCAGTTACAAATATTTGAACTCAGGCCCGGGTGGTGTGGCCGGTGCTTTCGTACACGAACGCCATGCTAAAAATTTTCAACTACCTCGATTCGCTGGCTGGTGGGGCCATAATGAAGCAGAACGCTTTCAAATGAAAAAAGGATTTGTTCCCATGCCAGGCGTGGATGGCTGGCAACTCTCTAACTTTCCCATTTTGCAAGGGGCAGCACATTTGGCTTCGTTGGAAATTTTTCAACAAGCAGGTATCAAAAATCTGCGTAAGAAAAGCGTGGCCCTGACCGGTTATCTTGAGTTCTTGCTGAAAGAAATCGATCCGCGTGAAACAATGTTTACAATTTTAACCCCAAAAAATGTTGACGAGCGGGGTTGTCAGCTTTCCATCTTCATGAAAAAAAATGGAAAGAAGGTGTTCGATGTGCTGACCAAAGCTGGAGTAATTGCCGATTGGCGTGAACCCAACGTAATTCGTGTTGCACCTGTGCCGCTTTACAATACATTTGAAGAGGTTTTTCGCTTTGCTGAAATTTTTAAGAAAGCAATCCATCGTTAACCTGATAATTATCAGTCTTTTTATTGTGTTGAAAATCTATATTCCGCTGTGATTCAGTTGCCATGAAAGAAACCAAACACATCGCCATTGTAGGAGCCGGACTGGTTGGCTCCCTGCTATCCATCTATCTGGCCAAGCGCGGATATAAGGTTTCGGTTTATGAACGCAGGTTGGATATGCGTAAACACCTGATTGAAGGCGGCCGATCCATCAACCTGGCGTTGAGTAACAGGGGAATACGTGCATTGGAGCAGGTGGGTTTGGCCGAAGTGTTGAAGCAAAATGCCATACCCATGCATGGGCGAATGATTCACGATGAACAGGGTAAACTCAATTTATTGCCCTATGGTAAAGCAGGGCAGTTTATTAATTCGGTTTCGCGGGGCGGGTTGAATATGGCGCTCATGACCGAAGCTGAAAAACACGGTGTTGAATTCTTTTTCGAGCACAGATGCCTTCAGGTTGATTTCGGCAAAACAGAGCTTACCCTGCAAGAATACGAAGCTGTAAAACGCAAAACATTTGATGTGATCATCGGTTCTGATGGAGCCTTCTCTGCCGTTCGTGGGGCTATGCAAATCACCGATCGGTTTGAATATCAACAAACCTATATTGAGCACGGCTACAAAGAATTACGCATTCCCGCTGGTGATGATGGAAATTTTTTAATGGAACCGAACGCCTTGCACATCTGGCCACGCGACAGTTTCATGTTGATTGCTTTACCCAATCCAGATAAAACCTTTACATGCACGCTGTTCCTCCCTTTTGAAGGACGCAATTCTTTCGAAGCGCTTGATTCACCTGAAAACATTGAGCATTTCTTTAAAAAATATTTCTCCGATGCGCATGCGATGATGCCAACGCTTCAGGAAGATTTTCGCGATAATCCCACAGCTTCCCTGGTAACAATTCGTTGCTATCCATGGGTTCGCAACAAAACGTTATTAATCGGAGATGCCGCTCATGGCATTGTTCCGTTCTATGGACAGGGTATGAATGCTGGCTTTGAGGATTGTCGCGTGTTGAATGATTTACTGGACGAGCATGGTGATAAATGGAAAAAAGTGCTACCTGTATTTCAGGATTTGCGTAAGCCCGATGCCGATGCCATTGCGCAATTGGCACTTGACAATTTTGTAGAAATGCGCGACCTGGTCAATGATGAAGACTTCATCATCCGCAAAAAAATTGAAGCCAAACTGCACGAACGCTATCCGGATAAATGGATTCCCTTATATACAATGGTTACCTTCCGCGATGACCTGCGTTATTCCTACGCGTTGGAAACAGGAAAAAAGCAAAAAGCCATCATGGATGAGGTGATGAGGTCGCCCGGAGTTTTTGTAAACTGGGAATCGGTGAACCTGGAAGCCATTGTGAGTAAACTTTGATCTGCCATCGCTCAGGAAGAAATCATCAATTTATATTCCTCATAGCGATTCAGTATGGCTTTCACATAATTTACCGGCTCTTCGCATTTGCAATAGCCCGCCATAACCACCGGATCGCGGTAATAGGTTGGATCTGATTTTTTCAGCAGGTATGATTCTACGACAATCCACGATGTTGGATCATCACCATGTTTCTCCGCCAACTTACGTGCGTCAATGATGTGGGTTAGTCCGGCATTATACGAAGCCAACACAAACTTTAAACGCTCGTCATCATCCAAAATACTTTTCGACCAATACTTATCGAGATATTTCAAAAAACGCACACCTCCGCGCAAACTTTGTTGCGCATTATTCGGATCGGTAACCCCAAAACGTTTCGCAGTTTCTGGCATTAGTTGCATTAGTCCTTTCGCTCCAGCCCACGATTCACCTGAAGGGTTAAAGCGCGATTCCTGATACACAACAGATGCCAGCAAGCGCCAATCCCACCCCAATTCATCCGCGCCCTCCCGAATCAATTCATCGTAAACAGATATTTTATTCCCACCTAATGAAGAGTAATCACTGGTAAGCCTGATAACGGTTGTACGCGGACTGTTAAAATACCGGTTATAGATTACCATAAAAGTGGCCTGCTTTTTAATTTCGGCTAACCAGCTGTCAATTGCTGATTTCAATTCGGGTGAGCTATGCCGAACAGCCCATGCAATTTGCTGGGGCAGACTAAGAATGGTTTCCACATCCAGGTTATCATAATACGTAGCGTTTACACGGGCAATAATGTTATCGGTTACGGTATACTCAATTTCACCTGTAGCTACGGCACGAATTAAATTTTCAGTTTCAGCATCGGTGCTGTCCTCACGGATTATTATTTCTCCACCTATCTCCTCCGACAAATGCTTCAGGCGCTGTGCAAAACTGGAGTTTGCCATTACATATACTTCTTTTCCGATCAATTGAGTAGGCCGTCTTACCAACTGTTCATTCAATTTACTTCGGGAGAGTTGGCGCCAATTGTCCGGTTTACGCTGAACCAATACCTGGTACGCATCAAACTGCGGACTAGTAAACAACACTTTCTCCGTGCGTCCTTTCGTAATGGTTAGCGGAAAAGCAAGAATATCGCCTTCACCTTTGTTTAGTTGCTCCATCGCCCGCTCTACTCCAGATGTTACGCGAATGCGGAGTTCCACCTCAAGATGTTGCGCCAGTCGTTTGAGTAATTCATACTCAAACCCCATGGAGCGGCCCTTGTAAATAAAATAGCTGAACGAGTTATTGTCGATAAGGGCGGTAATATAGCCGCGCTCCTTGATTCCGTTTAAATCAAGCGAAAAAGGAGGGGATGTGGCTGTTTTATTACCGGAAAAATATTCGCAGGAAGAAGTAAAAACCAGTAAAAACAGAACCAGCGCAGTACGTTGGATCAGCTGCATAGCTGATTGAAAATAGGCATAATGCAGGTAAAAAAAAAGAGGCCCCGAAGGGAGCCTCTCTTCTATTCAAATTCTACGCTACTTCAATCAATTGAAGATATAACGTAAACCAAACTGCATATAGTAGGTTGATGTGATGGAGTTGTTATCCCTGAAGGTAGTAGACACAGGTACACTTCCGTTTGATTGTAATCTAAAGGTTGGAGTAACTGCTCCGCCTGGTGTTACTGCTCCTCCAGTAGACGTGATGTTAGTAGGAACAAGAATATTCGCTGCATTCACTTGTTTAAAAATGCCCCACTTAGGGTTCAACAAATTGCCAATGTTGAAAATATCAAGAGTAAACTGCAATGTATTCTTTCTACCTCCGATATCTGTGAACAAATCTTGTGTTAAGCGGAAATCAAATTGATTTCTCCATGGCATAGTGGCGCCATTTCGCGTTGCATATTCCCCTTTGTGCTTGCTTAAATATTTATCTTGCTCAATATACGCGAAGAAAATGTCGCTTTGCTCCTGAGCAGTTACAACATTTGGATTTCCGGCTGTTCCATAATTATGATCTGTAAACGTAATCTCTGAAGGATCATTTGGAATATAAATCAAATCATTGGTTTGACCATCGCGGTTAAAATCTGAACTGTAGGTGTAAGAGAATCTTCCAGCAACAGAACCTTCATAGAATAATGAAACTGATGTAGCGAGTTTCTTCAAATATTCTTTACGATAAGATACTGATGCGATCACGCGATCCGGTACAACATATCCAGCAGTGCTCAGATCGGGTCTGTTTGCAATACCTGTTGCAATCTGTGTATTCTGCCAAGTGTTAATTAACTGGTCGCCACCTCCATCGTAAAGTACTTTCGCTCCACTTCTTGTATAGGCAACAAAAGCAGAAAATCCTTTGTCAAATTGCTTTTCAATTTTAGCCGATATAGAATAGTAATGTCCTTGATCACCATTGCTCAGTATAATAGGGTTCCATGCACTACCTGCCACTTCACTGGCCTGCCCTCCAGACAATTTGTATTTAAACTTATCAACATTGGCTGTTGGATAAATCAAACGATTATCCGGATATCCCGCAACATTCAATGGTTGTGCATCCGCATCGTTAATGTTTGGATTTACACCAATGGCCGTGTTCAAATCTTTGGTAAAAATTGCTTCCAAGGTTGCTACAATTCCATAAGGCAATTGCTTATCAACGGCTATGCTGGTTTTCCACGCCTGTGGAAATTTAAAGTCGGGGTCTATAGCGCTAAAAGCAGAAGGAATACTTGTTCCAGCGGCTGGAGGGTTAGCGGGAAGATACGCTCGGATATCCGGTGAGAATGGCCCCGGTGTATTGGCCTGACCAGACCAGGTTTGAGTAAACTGAAGCAACCCAGCATCACCTGATTGAGCTACCAACCATACAGTAGGAACACGACCTGTGAAGATACCCGTTCCACCACGAACTTGTAATGAACGGTCTCCTTTTACATCCCAGTTAAAACCAATACGAGGCGATGCCATAACTCTTGTTTTGGGAAGTACTCCAGAATCCATCTTGCGACCACCGTTGAAGTCTAGTGGCTCCACCAATGGATGGGTTTTGATGCCATCAACTTCAGGGAAAGTAGGTAAATCAAAGCGGATACCCGCTGTAACCTTCAATTTGTCATTGATCGCCATCTCATCCTGCGCATATACGGAATACTGGTTATAACCTATGTTCGGGAAGGCCTGTACATAACCAGGAGATAAAGAGTAAGTGATTGCATAATTGATTGGATTTTCACCATTCACAAAATCATCCCATGAATTGAATACGTAATAACCAGTTCCAAAACGTTGGAATCCGTTTTTCGTTTTTTGAAAATCCGCTTGAATGCCTGCAGTTATAGTATGGATACCTGAAGTCAAGGTTGCGTAATCAACAATGGAGTAAGTCTTTACATCACGCAAATTGCCATAGGTGAATAACTCATAACCAAATGAGGTATATGTAGAAAGAGAACCAGAACCATCCAGGATATCAACGAAAGGAAAGACACCACCACCTGAACTACGTGGGTCATTTTGATGGGTATACGTTGCCCGGAATGTGTTAGCTACTTTACCAAACAATGAGTTTGCCTCCACTGCTAATGAATAAAAGTTTGCTTCCTGAAAATAGCCCGCGTTCTTAAAGAATAGGGCAAAATTGCTTTGCCTGTTATGCACAGGGTTCGGAAGGCCAGACTGAGAAACTGATGTGCTCGGGAATGAAGGCCGCTTGCTCTCTACCTGACTGTAACGCACGTTAACACGATGATTCTGGTTAATGTTCCAATCTAATCTGGCCGTAAATTTATTCGAGTTGCTTTCATTGTCATACCCTTGATAAGGGCCTGTTTCATATCCGTAGGTTTCTCTGAGGTATTGTCTAATCTCATCCAAATCACTCGCCAAAGGACGAGATACGTTTGGATTATTCGCGGGGTCAAATGTACCGGGATTGCCAGGGGTTGTGGATGTTGCGGCTACCTGCAATTGACCTGGGCGTGTTTCATTTGTTTGCTCATAATTGAAGAAGAAAAATAGCTTATTCTTAATGATCGGGCCACCGAGTCGAATACCATAAGTTTTAATGCTTAGTGGTGCCCGTGTTAATGGAGCATTGTCACCCACTTCATTCCCTTGATGATTTTGATTTCTCCAGAAGGTATAAGCTGAACCAGAAAATTCATTTGTACCAGAGCGGGTAACGGCATTAATTGAACTGCCAATGAAATTAGCTTGACGGATATCGTAGGGCGTGATGTTTACAGAAATCTCTTCTAATGCATCCAAGGATATAGGTGAACCATTTGCGGGTAGGTTTCCACCAATACCAAAAGTGTTATTAAAATCCGATCCATCAATCGTGAGGTAATTTTGCCGATAGTTACCACCACCAATCGCGCCTTCGCTGTTTGATGAGGCTTGAGGCGTAAAACGAATCATATCATTCATGCTTCGTGAAATGGTAGGCATCGTCATGATTTCACGTGTACTTACACTAGTGATTGCACCATTTCTGTCGCTGTTCATTAGTTTGTCTTGTGTTCCTGTCACAACAACCTCTTCCAGTTGAGTGCCCTCTTCACTAAGAGCTGCACTTAACACATAAGTCTCTCCAAGCTTTAGGTAAATCTGGCCATAAACTTGTTCGCCATAGCCAACAAAGCTAACGCGAACCTTGTACGGCCCACCTACACGCATGTTGGGAATATTAAATCTTCCATCTGCGAGAGACACAGATCCATAAGTTGTCCCCGAAGGTTCATGCGTGGCCACGATATTTGCACCGGGAACGGCATCACCTTTTTGGTCTTTAACCGTACCACTCATCGTTGAGGTGGTAACCCCCTGTGCCAAAGCCCCTGCAAAGGCCACCAGCAAAAGGGTAAAGAGTAGTAAAATTCTCTTCATAAATTATGGTTTTTAGTTGTTTAGTATAAGGCAACAAAAATATCCCGATTTACCGGATATGGGTTTAATTACCCTTTAATTCTTTCCACAAATTTGTTCACAATTAATTAACAACCTGACTTTCACCACTTGTCAAAATATCAGTAAAAGGTTTGCTTAAAAAGGGCTTGTTCGCTCTCTTTAAGGTCATATCCTGAACGCTAAAACACTATGAAAAATCTGCTTTTCCCGCTAACCCTCGTTATCCTTTTCGTGCAATCGGTGGCAGCCCAACCCGACCTGTCGTACTACCTGCCTGATGGCGTAACCTATAATCCGGCAATACCCACCCCAAAATCCATCATCGGGCATGAAGTAGGCGAATGGCACATCAGCCACGACCGACTGGTAAACTACATGTATGCTGTGGCCAATGCCTCCGACCGGATCACCCTTCAGGAAACCGGACGTACGTATGAAACCCGGCCACTGCTTTTGCTAACGGTTACCTCACCAAAAAACCATGCACGGATTGAGGAAATTCGTAAGCAACATGTGCAGCTAACCGACCCCTCGGCTTCGGCCAGCCTGGACACGAAAACAATGCCCAATGTGGTGTACATGGGTTTTAGCATTCACGGGAATGAGGCCAGTGGCAGCAATGCATCGCTCGCGGTAATCTACCACCTGGCTGCAGCGCAAGGGCCTGAAATTGAAAGGCTGCTGGATGAAGTGGTGATTTTGTTCGACCCCAGTTTTAACCCCGATGGCCTGCACCGCTTTTCTAGCTGGGTAAACTCCAGGCGGGGCATGCAAATCTCTGCCGACCCCCATGATCATGAACACAATGAAGCCTGGCCGGGCGGGCGATCAAACCACTACTGGTTCGACCTGAACCGCGACTGGCTGGTGGCACAGCTTCCGGAAAGCCAGGCACGGGCAAAAAGCTTTCACGCCTGGAAACCTACCATTCTCACCGATCATCACGAAATGGGAACGAACGCCACGTTCTTTTTCCAGCCGGGCGTGCCCTCAAGAAACCATCCGCTTACTCCGGAGAAAAACCTCCAGCTAACCCGAAGAATTGGTGAGTTCCATGCCAAAGCACTCGACAAAATCGGTTCCTTGTATTACACGCAGGAAGGCTTCGATGATTTTTACTATGGAAAAGGTTCAACCTTCCCGGATGTGCAGGGTGCCATCGGTATTCTGTTCGAACAAGCCAGCTCACGCGGGCATGCACAGGAAAGTGTTCACGGTGTACTTACATTTCCGTTCACTGTACGCAATCAGTTTACCACAGCCCTTTCCACATTGCAGGCTGCACAAGCCATGCGCGAAGATCTGTTGAATTATCAGCGCGAATTTTTCCGAAATAACATGGCCGAAGCCGCCAAAGATCCGGTGAAGGCATACGTGTTCGGATCAGGACAGGATAAATACAGAAGCCACCACCTGGCCGAAATTATTGCCCGCCACGACATTGATGTGTTCAAGCTAAGCAGCAGCCAAACCCTTAACGGCAAGCGTTACGAGAGCGATGGCAGTTATATTGTTCCGCTCAATCAAAAACAATATCGGCTGATCAAATCGATGTTTGAAAAGCGTACCCGCTTTCAGGATAGTTTGTTTTATGATATCTCGAGCTGGACACTTCCGCTTGCCTTTGCTTTGGATTTTGACGAAGTAAAAACATCGCCCGCTAACCTTCAGGGCGATAAGTTTGACGCCACAAAAAAACCGCTCGGTAAAATTATTGGCGGCAAGAGCGAGTATGCCTATGTGTTTGAAACCTACGGCTACTATGCACCGCGTGCCTTGTATCGTTTGTTAAGCAAAGGTATTCGTGTAAAAGTGGCCAATAATGAATTTCACCACAGCGATGGAAAGAAGTTTGCGCCCGGCTCTATTCTGATACCATTAGGCATTCAGGAAAAAAGTACGGACCTGGTGGAGTACCTCATTAAAGAAATCGCTACCGAAGATGGGATTGATGTGTATGCCTTCAACACCGGGTTAGATTATGCCGGCTCAAGTTTGGGTAGCAATAACTTCTCAACCCTTCGCGAACCGAAAATTGCATTGGTAGTTGGGGATGGAGTAAGCTCGCTTGAAGCCGGTGAAATCTGGCACGTGCTGGACACCCGCTTTCACATACCGGTAAGTCTTGTACAGATGGATAATTTTGATCGCATCAATTACGATAAGTACAACACCATCATCATGGCCAGCGGCTCGTATAATAGTTTGAGTGATGGTGCGAAAGAAAGACTTAAAGTGTGGGTACAAAAAGGTGGCGTTATCGTTGCACAAAAAACTGCACTGAACTGGTTAACCAGCGTTGCACTTGGCAAGTTTGATATGAAGAAGAGCGAATCAAAAGATGAATCGGGCAACCCGAAACCCTATTCCGACATTTCGTTTACTGCTGGGGCGCAATCCATCAGCGGAGCCATCTTTGAAATTCAAGCTGACCTGACACACCCGTTGTTTTACGGATACACGAGTTCACGCATTCCGGTTTTCAAGAGTGGCGCGTTGTTTATGGAGCGTTCAAAAAATGCCTTCGGAAATCCGGCAACCTTCACAGCAAATCCATTAATCAGCGGGTACATTACCCGCGAAAGTTTGGATAAGCTCAAAAATGCATCATTTGTTGGAAGCTCATCAATAGGACAAGGTCGCGTGATTGGCTTCACGGAGAATCTGGCTTTCCGCGCGTTCTGGTTTGGCAGCAATAAAATGCTGATGAATGCGATTTTCTTCGGACATACCATCAGTTCAGGAGCAAGCAGGTAAATTTCTATAGCGCATAACTTTCAAATTGGATCGCGGTCTTTTTAGGTCGCGATCTTTTT contains these protein-coding regions:
- a CDS encoding OmpA family protein produces the protein MKYFLFIGFMFTSSWASGQLTELVHEDFKDNHLGWYEEADDKHSIRVKNGYYEIVAPEGGWMTYIFPFLDESKDFSFEATFTQTEGSTDNGFGFIWGYDATTKKINNFVVSTNGYAKVYSSDESRKDAKEWKQVDGIKSLGLPNKLRVEQRKGIMKFFVNGKEEFSIPKLPWYSHAIGFVAYTNMRLLIDDFSLRSDVHVNLPADFAKGIKKINLGDGVNSAYDEVTPKISVDGKSIFFARKHAPENLGGVEDASDVWYSTTTDGITWSKSKNMNSPVNTTSVNNIASIGQDNNSMLLATNNDFEIFERTAAGWRSAGMLGIRYENEHTYFEASLAADGKTMLFAAKNKKSLFYNEGRDEKDLFVSVKQGNGQWSDPINLGPTINTSGNEASPFLAADGRTLYFASEGHPGYGGLDIFMSKRIGDSWTSWTKPVNLGPEINTFGFDAYYTVPASGDVAYLCTSSGGYGKSDIVQIKLPQSVKPDPVVLVLGKVLNAKTRRPVQADIIFENLVSGKEAGEAISDPATGDYRIALPYGVNYGLHARAKGYLSVNENLELVDIKNYTEVNKNLLLVPIEVGEAIQLNNVFFEQGRPILKSESYPELDRLVTILKDNPTMEIELSGHTDNVGNPNSLVVLSQSRVGAVKDYLVKNGIASSRITGKGYGAAKPMVKNDSEEHRRMNRRVEFKVTKK
- a CDS encoding SDR family oxidoreductase, producing MNLDLTGKYAVVCGSTQGIGKASAMELAALGASVTLMARNEAKLKQTMTELPVSGSQKHGYLVADFSDAENVKQVITRHVQSNKVHILVNNTGGPPGGLAIDAKEEEFIKAFTAHLICNQLLVQAVVPGMKEEKYGRIINIISTSVKIPLKGLGVSNTIRGAVANWAKTLSVELAPFGITVNNVLPGATLTGRLEAIVQTKAEKTGKSFDEVMNEMVKEIPAGRVGDAHEVAAAVAFLATPAAAYINGINVPVDGGRTGSL
- a CDS encoding 3-hydroxyanthranilate 3,4-dioxygenase — encoded protein: MPIRRPFNLNQWITENRDLLKPPVGNKNLYADAGDYIVMIVGGPNARKDYHFNETEELFYQLEGDINVRIQEDGKPVDIPIKQGEMFLLPARVPHRPERPANSVGLVIECKRPEENILDGLQWYCEKCNNKLHEYRFHLDNIEKDFLPRFREFYGSEELRTCKKCGAVMEADPRFV
- a CDS encoding putative toxin-antitoxin system toxin component, PIN family, with translation MHRLVVDTNVIISSFLSAGHPRNIIRELIIPTKAILLISIEVKTEYRQVIGYKKFEKYPLFQEESKITMENILSLAEQTAIKHQFDLLPDYDDNKFLDLAYAGKADFLITGNTRHFPIKKFYNTTIISPQKYWNTYWS
- the kynU gene encoding kynureninase, with product MNFINSLSFARQLDRTDPLKKYRYEFLLPKVNKKPAIYFTGNSLGLQPKSTKKFINEELLDWARLGVEGHVHAHRPWLYYHKFTKKALAQVVGAKPLEVVAMNQLTVNLHLMMVSFYRPTKDRFKIITEAGAFSSDQYAFESQLKWHSQNPDEALIELKPRTGEHTLRTEDIVHAIETHAAQLALVIFGGVQYYTGQFFNIKKITEAAHKAGAYAGFDLAHAVGNVPLNLHRDGADFAVWCSYKYLNSGPGGVAGAFVHERHAKNFQLPRFAGWWGHNEAERFQMKKGFVPMPGVDGWQLSNFPILQGAAHLASLEIFQQAGIKNLRKKSVALTGYLEFLLKEIDPRETMFTILTPKNVDERGCQLSIFMKKNGKKVFDVLTKAGVIADWREPNVIRVAPVPLYNTFEEVFRFAEIFKKAIHR